A stretch of Fusarium poae strain DAOMC 252244 chromosome 2, whole genome shotgun sequence DNA encodes these proteins:
- a CDS encoding hypothetical protein (SECRETED:SignalP(1-18)~BUSCO:51014at5125), whose amino-acid sequence MKFSSSAVLLAAAIGASAHPSGHAHQRAHAKRDFIVANQPVTVYETHVVTAAAAPATAVPEAPVSVPSQPEEAVPKSAAAGPWTPDIPKLNKGKKHSSGSGFKPFCGGKKAKRATLEDIAATGNTGVAGDYGCNMMTVDSAVADKYTYTTTFKNSHDEDKECACWNKIGPLGKIDGFFAKNIPLHFTVCAKSSQVVAFDEDSQGGCACSSKEVPTTNNGLVAGTWLEFDFGSERNGGWSGADASCLVSAKEKLDIPGLRVCGHNTCSTINPGGTGTNAYLGGMEAEDGIGLNINDKLVRLTVDIDYQG is encoded by the coding sequence ATGAAGTTCTCCTCTTCCGCCGTTCTCCTGGCCGCCGCCATCGGTGCCTCTGCTCACCCTAGCGGCCACGCTCACCAGCGTGCTCACGCCAAGCGCGACTTCATCGTCGCCAACCAACCCGTCACTGTCTACGAGACTCACGTTGTcactgctgctgccgcccCTGCTACCGCTGTTCCTGAGGCTCCTGTTTCCGTTCCCTCTCAGCCTGAGGAGGCCGTCCCCAAGTCCGCTGCCGCCGGTCCCTGGACTCCCGATATtcccaagctcaacaagggcaagaagcaCAGCTCCGGCTCCGGCTTCAAGCCTTTCTGTGGTggcaagaaggccaagcgTGCCACTCTTGAGGACATTGCTGCTACCGGTAACACTGGTGTTGCTGGCGACTACGGCTGCAACATGATGACTGTCGACTCCGCCGTCGCTGACAAGTACACCTACACCACCACCTTCAAGAACTCCCACGATGAGGACAAGGAGTGTGCTTGCTGGAACAAGATCGGTCCCCTGGGCAAGATCGACGGTTTCTTCGCCAAGAACATTCCCCTGCACTTCACTGTCTGTGCCAAGAGCTCCCAGGTCGTTGCCTTCGACGAGGACTCTCAGGGTGGTTGCGCCTGCTCCTCCAAGGAGGTCcccaccaccaacaacggTCTCGTTGCCGGTACCTGGCTCGAGTTTGACTTCGGCAGTGAGCGCAACGGTGGTTGGTCCGGTGCCGATGCTTCTTGCCTTGTCTCCGCTAAGGAGAAGCTCGACATCCCCGGTCTCCGAGTCTGCGGTCACAACACCTGCTCCACCATCAACCCCGGTGGCACTGGTACCAACGCCTACCTCGGCGGTATGGAGGCTGAGGATGGTATCGGTCTGAACATCAACGACAAGTTGGTCCGCCTCACCGTCGACATCGACTACCAGGGCTAA